A genomic stretch from Georgenia muralis includes:
- the iolB gene encoding 5-deoxy-glucuronate isomerase gives MSEILLRAGSTGHGPYSVDVTPERAGWAFSGLKVLELAPGESHELGTGDDELLVLPLAGGCVVEVLEAPGGGAHGVGARDGRVPDGADAARLELIGRPDVFTAVTDFLYLPRRTTAVITAPDGARLALPTARATRDLPVSYQRADAVRTELRGAGAASRQVNNYALGNDVRTDHLLVCEVLTPAGNWSSYPPHKHDEHTGDERELEEIYYFDVAAGPGGPGFGFHRSYGSPGRPLDLAAEVRAGDVVLTPHGYHGPSMAAPGYDLYYLNVMAGPADDGAWLMTDDPAHHWVRGTWEREQVDPRLPMTRPVPAQEAP, from the coding sequence GTGAGTGAGATCCTCCTGCGCGCCGGGAGCACCGGCCACGGGCCCTACTCGGTGGACGTCACCCCCGAGCGGGCCGGGTGGGCCTTCAGCGGTCTCAAGGTCCTCGAGCTGGCGCCGGGGGAGAGCCACGAGCTCGGCACCGGGGACGACGAGCTGCTCGTCCTGCCCCTCGCCGGCGGGTGCGTCGTCGAGGTGCTCGAGGCGCCCGGCGGTGGGGCTCACGGCGTTGGGGCTCGCGACGGCAGGGTTCCCGACGGCGCCGACGCCGCCCGCCTCGAGCTCATCGGCCGCCCCGACGTCTTCACCGCCGTCACCGACTTCCTCTACCTGCCGCGCCGGACCACCGCCGTGATCACCGCCCCCGACGGCGCCCGGCTGGCCCTGCCGACGGCGCGCGCCACCCGGGACCTGCCCGTGTCCTACCAGCGGGCGGACGCCGTGCGCACCGAGCTGCGCGGTGCGGGCGCGGCCTCCCGGCAGGTCAACAACTACGCCCTCGGCAACGACGTGCGCACCGACCACCTCCTCGTCTGCGAGGTCCTCACCCCGGCCGGGAACTGGTCCTCCTACCCCCCGCACAAGCACGACGAGCACACCGGCGACGAGCGCGAGCTCGAGGAGATCTACTACTTCGACGTCGCCGCCGGCCCCGGCGGTCCCGGCTTCGGCTTCCACCGCTCCTACGGCTCGCCGGGCCGGCCGCTCGACCTGGCCGCCGAGGTGCGCGCCGGCGACGTCGTCCTCACGCCCCACGGCTACCACGGCCCGTCGATGGCGGCCCCGGGGTACGACCTGTACTACCTCAACGTCATGGCCGGCCCCGCCGACGACGGCGCCTGGCTCATGACCGACGACCCGGCGCACCACTGGGTACGCGGCACGTGGGAGCGCGAGCAGGTCGACCCCCGTCTGCCGATGACCCGTCCCGTCCCTGCGCAGGAGGCACCGTGA
- the iolD gene encoding 3D-(3,5/4)-trihydroxycyclohexane-1,2-dione acylhydrolase (decyclizing), translated as MTTPDAVTTPEAERPTVRLTVGQALLRFLANQHTERDGVERPLLAGVMGIFGHGNVAGLGQALAENHLDPEPGERTVPYYLARNEQAMVHTAVGYARTADRLQVMACTASIGPGSTNMVTPAALATIDRIPVLLLPSDTFATRAPDPVLQQLEDPRSPDVSVNDAFRPVSRYWDRINRPEQLIASAPAAMRVLTDPAETGAVTLCLPQDVQAEAYDWPVAFFRHRVWHVARPVPEPAALARAAEVIRSARRPLVVAGGGVVYSGAAEELRALATATGIPVADTQAGKGAIDHDHPCSVGGVGATGSAAANALAAEADVVIGVGTRYTDFTTASRTAFRHPDVRFVNINVAAFDAAKHSAEMVVADARAALPALTEALAGYRVPDALTAEVAEVRAGWDDVTRALVAPQGGALPAQVEVFGALNDLLGDDDIVINAAGSMPGDLQALWRARTPSQYHLEYGYSCMGYEIPAAMGAKLAAPDSEVVAIVGDGGYLMLPQELATIVAENLKIIVVLLQNHGFASIGALSESRGSQRFGTSYRTRNASTGMLDGGPDPVDLVANARSLGADVIEAAGIDDFRAAYARAAASERTTVIHIETDPQGPNPPESSWWDVPVAQTARLASTRDAHQRYVEAKRAQRPYL; from the coding sequence GTGACCACGCCCGACGCCGTGACCACACCCGAGGCCGAGCGGCCCACCGTCCGCCTCACCGTGGGCCAGGCCCTGCTGCGGTTCCTCGCCAACCAGCACACCGAGCGCGACGGCGTCGAGCGGCCCCTCCTCGCCGGCGTCATGGGGATCTTCGGCCACGGCAACGTCGCCGGGCTCGGGCAGGCCCTCGCCGAGAACCACCTCGACCCCGAGCCGGGCGAGCGCACGGTCCCGTACTACCTGGCCCGCAACGAGCAGGCGATGGTCCACACGGCCGTCGGCTACGCCCGCACCGCCGACCGGCTCCAGGTCATGGCGTGCACCGCGTCCATCGGACCCGGGTCGACCAATATGGTCACCCCCGCCGCGCTGGCCACCATCGACCGCATCCCGGTGCTCCTGCTGCCCTCGGACACCTTCGCCACGCGGGCGCCGGACCCGGTTCTGCAGCAGCTCGAGGACCCCCGCAGCCCGGACGTCTCGGTCAACGACGCCTTCCGGCCCGTCTCGCGCTACTGGGACCGCATCAACCGGCCCGAGCAGCTCATCGCGTCCGCGCCGGCCGCGATGCGGGTCCTCACCGACCCCGCGGAGACCGGCGCCGTGACGCTGTGCCTGCCCCAGGACGTCCAGGCCGAGGCCTACGACTGGCCGGTCGCGTTCTTCCGCCACCGGGTCTGGCACGTGGCCCGGCCCGTCCCCGAGCCCGCCGCCCTCGCCCGGGCCGCGGAGGTGATCCGCTCGGCGCGCCGGCCGCTCGTCGTCGCCGGCGGGGGCGTGGTCTACTCCGGCGCCGCCGAGGAGCTGCGCGCCCTCGCCACCGCGACCGGCATCCCGGTCGCGGACACCCAGGCAGGCAAGGGCGCCATCGACCACGACCACCCGTGCTCCGTCGGCGGCGTGGGCGCGACCGGCAGCGCGGCGGCCAACGCGCTCGCCGCCGAGGCCGACGTCGTCATCGGCGTCGGCACCCGCTACACCGACTTCACCACCGCCAGCCGGACCGCGTTCCGCCACCCCGACGTGCGGTTCGTCAACATCAACGTCGCCGCGTTCGACGCCGCCAAGCACTCCGCGGAGATGGTCGTCGCCGACGCCCGGGCCGCGCTGCCGGCGCTGACAGAGGCCCTCGCCGGGTACCGGGTCCCGGACGCGCTCACCGCCGAGGTCGCCGAGGTGCGCGCCGGGTGGGACGACGTCACCCGCGCGCTCGTCGCACCGCAGGGCGGGGCGCTGCCCGCCCAGGTCGAGGTCTTCGGCGCGCTGAACGACCTCCTCGGCGACGACGACATCGTCATCAACGCCGCCGGCTCCATGCCCGGGGACCTCCAGGCCCTGTGGCGGGCGCGGACGCCCTCGCAGTACCACCTCGAGTACGGCTACTCGTGCATGGGCTACGAGATCCCCGCCGCGATGGGCGCGAAGCTCGCCGCCCCGGACAGCGAGGTCGTCGCGATCGTCGGCGACGGCGGCTACCTCATGCTGCCCCAGGAGCTCGCCACGATCGTGGCCGAGAACCTCAAGATCATCGTCGTCCTGCTGCAGAACCACGGCTTCGCCTCCATCGGGGCGCTGTCGGAGTCGCGCGGCTCGCAGCGGTTCGGCACCTCCTACCGCACCCGCAACGCCTCCACCGGGATGCTCGACGGCGGCCCGGACCCGGTCGACCTCGTCGCCAACGCCCGCAGCCTCGGCGCCGACGTCATCGAGGCCGCCGGCATCGACGACTTCCGCGCCGCCTACGCCCGGGCCGCCGCCTCGGAGCGCACCACGGTCATCCACATCGAGACCGACCCGCAGGGACCCAACCCGCCCGAGAGCTCCTGGTGGGACGTCCCGGTCGCCCAGACGGCGCGGCTCGCCAGCACGCGTGACGCACACCAGCGCTACGTCGAGGCCAAGCGCGCCCAGCGTCCCTACCTCTGA
- a CDS encoding CoA-acylating methylmalonate-semialdehyde dehydrogenase — translation MTTTDERVETTIGHWIAGAEITTGRTQPVHDPATGEVIARLVLGDAGTVDEAVRAAAAAQEAWGRTSLARRTEVMFRFRELVVRHEDEVAEIISREHGKTVADARGEIARGRESVEFATALNQASKGEFSADASTGVDVHSLRQPLGVVAGITPFNFPVMVPMWMHPIAVAAGNAFILKPSERDPSASNLVARLYREAGLPDGVFQVVHGGRETVDAILDHPGIAAVSFVGSTAVARHVHTRGTTNGKRVQALGGANNHAVVMPDADIDGAAAQIAAGAFGSAGERCMAVPVAVAVGSSVEPLLEALAREARAITVGPGSDPATDMGPVITAEARDRVVDWTTEALEGGARAVVDGRGVTVPGHEGGYFVGPTVLADVAPTMRAYCEEVFGPLLVVMTAATLDEALELVNSSPYGNGAAIFTSSGEHARQFTREVQAGMVGVNVPIPTPVGYYSFGGWKDSLLGDHHAHGPEAVRFYTRAKVVTTRWPHRDAVSDASMSFPTHR, via the coding sequence ATGACCACCACCGACGAGCGCGTCGAGACCACGATCGGGCACTGGATCGCCGGCGCCGAGATCACCACCGGACGCACCCAGCCGGTCCACGACCCCGCCACCGGCGAGGTGATCGCCCGGCTGGTCCTCGGCGACGCCGGGACCGTCGACGAGGCCGTGCGCGCGGCCGCCGCCGCCCAGGAGGCCTGGGGGCGCACCTCCCTCGCCCGGCGCACCGAGGTGATGTTCCGCTTCCGCGAGCTGGTCGTGCGCCACGAGGACGAGGTCGCCGAGATCATCAGCCGCGAGCACGGCAAGACCGTGGCGGACGCCCGCGGCGAGATCGCCCGGGGGCGCGAGTCGGTCGAGTTTGCGACGGCGCTGAACCAGGCGAGCAAGGGCGAGTTCTCCGCCGACGCCTCCACCGGCGTCGACGTGCACTCCCTGCGCCAGCCGCTCGGCGTCGTCGCCGGCATCACCCCGTTCAACTTCCCCGTCATGGTGCCGATGTGGATGCACCCCATCGCCGTCGCCGCGGGCAACGCCTTCATCCTCAAGCCCTCCGAGCGCGACCCCTCGGCGTCGAACCTCGTCGCGCGCCTGTACCGCGAGGCCGGCCTGCCCGACGGCGTCTTCCAGGTGGTCCACGGCGGCCGCGAGACCGTCGACGCGATCCTCGACCACCCCGGCATCGCCGCCGTGTCCTTCGTCGGGTCGACGGCGGTCGCCCGCCACGTGCACACCCGCGGCACCACGAACGGCAAGCGCGTCCAGGCCCTCGGCGGGGCCAACAACCACGCCGTCGTCATGCCCGACGCCGACATCGACGGCGCCGCCGCCCAGATCGCCGCCGGCGCGTTCGGCTCGGCGGGGGAGCGGTGCATGGCCGTGCCGGTCGCCGTCGCCGTCGGCAGCAGCGTGGAGCCGCTGCTCGAGGCGCTGGCGCGCGAGGCCCGGGCGATCACGGTCGGCCCCGGCAGCGACCCCGCCACGGACATGGGCCCGGTCATCACCGCCGAGGCGCGCGACCGCGTCGTCGACTGGACCACGGAGGCCCTCGAGGGGGGCGCGCGTGCCGTCGTCGACGGCCGGGGCGTCACGGTGCCCGGGCACGAGGGCGGGTACTTCGTCGGCCCGACCGTCCTGGCCGACGTCGCGCCCACGATGCGCGCGTACTGCGAGGAGGTCTTCGGACCCCTGCTCGTCGTCATGACCGCCGCCACGCTGGACGAGGCGCTCGAGCTGGTGAACTCCTCCCCGTACGGCAACGGCGCGGCGATCTTCACCTCCTCCGGCGAGCACGCCCGCCAGTTCACCCGGGAGGTCCAGGCGGGCATGGTCGGCGTCAACGTGCCCATCCCCACGCCCGTGGGCTACTACTCCTTCGGCGGTTGGAAGGATTCACTCCTGGGTGACCACCACGCCCACGGCCCGGAGGCGGTGCGCTTCTACACGCGGGCCAAGGTGGTCACCACCCGCTGGCCCCACCGGGACGCCGTCTCGGACGCCTCGATGAGCTTCCCCACCCACCGGTGA